A region of the Rickettsiales bacterium genome:
TTTGCAAAACCGAAATTTTTTTCTTCTAATAAAATTGCATCTAAATTTTTAATGATTTCATTAAGGCAAAAATTTTTATCCCGCTCAAAACCTAGATCTGCAAGGCAGGTAGTTTTTCTATCAATTAAATATTGTGGTGAAGATTTGATGTTCAGCCCAACGCCACAGATTAAAAAATCACCTTGTTTTTCAAGTAATATGCCACAGATTTTTTTATCATCAATAAGCACATCATTTGGCCATTTTATAACTGGCAAAAGCCCAAGATTTTCAAGAAGTTTAGCTATCGCTAAGGCAAAAAAATAAGAGAAATTTTGGGGACTATTTTCTTTGCTAACATCAAAAATAAAACTTGCGAATAAATTTCCCTCTTCTGAAATCCACTCCCTCTCATATCTACCTTTTCCAGCGGTTTGGGAGTTT
Encoded here:
- a CDS encoding biotin--[acetyl-CoA-carboxylase] ligase, translating into MIITKNFQGFTIKEYEILDSTNEEAKRILQSQKNISLHKNIIIANSQTAGKGRYEREWISEEGNLFASFIFDVSKENSPQNFSYFFALAIAKLLENLGLLPVIKWPNDVLIDDKKICGILLEKQGDFLICGVGLNIKSSPQYLIDRKTTCLADLGFERDKNFCLNEIIKNLDAILLEEKNFGFAKIAEKINSYLKKNFAEINLYNKKIAGEIIMVDNEGLLEFKVGDELKKLSSGEVFFL